GACATTATCTGCCTGCAAGAGATAGGGGCCGACAGAAcccctacgctagccggctactacacgatcCACCAACCCCACATGGCGAAGGTTGCAATCCTCGTCGCAAAAGACATCACTGTTATCGAGCACTCGTTGTCAGAACAGGAGGTTGAGCACTTAACCATAGAGATCGTACCCAACAAACGGGGCCGAAAGAGCACGTTCGTGGTTAACACGTACAAGCCACCAAGGCCGGCGAAGGCCGATTTCACCAACCTCCTTTCCGAAGCCAGTCGACTGGCGCAAGCAAACCAGCTTATTGTAGTCGGGGACTTCAATTCGCCTCACCGGGACTGGGGGTATCAGTCAAACTCAGCAAGAGGAGTGACAGTCGCGCGAGCAATAGAATCCCTACGAATGGAACTCCTTACCGACCCTCTATATCCGACCAGGGAAGGCAACAGTGTCACCCGTGACTCatgccccgacctcaccctgatcAAGAACGTCGCCGAGGCCACGTGGACGAACCTAGGAGAAaccctgggcagcgaccactgtATACTCAGCACGTCCATATCATCTAGCAAAATTAGAAGACATCTGGGTGCCGCCCATATCACTGACTGGCCCAAATTCCGCAATGCACCCGTCCCGTCAGGTCCAATCCAGTCGATACACGTCTGGAGCGAGGACatcagacaggcatacaagacagCCACAGAAACAATACACCGCACACCGGAAGCCCCAGAGGTAGACCGCCACCTTCTCAAGCTATGGGAAAAGCGCAACCGGCTCGTGGGAAGATGGAAAAGGCAACGGCTAAACAGATCCCTCCGCCTGCGGATTGCACAGCTCACAGAGGGCGCTCAGACATACGCCACCAACCTAGCACAGCAAAACTGGCAACAGTTTTGTGAGTCACTGCGGGGAACGCTGGGAACCTCCCGTACGTGGGCAATCCTGCGGAACCTCATCGACCCCTCTAAATCAAAATCTGAATCTACACGCACCCTGAAGCGCATTGCTCACCTCTTTCCGGGAGACAACGTAGCCCTACTTCTTGCTCTAAGGGACAAATACATCGGCACCAGCACCGCGCCACCCTGCTCTGCGACCTATCAGGGTGAGGAAAATCCGGCACTCGACGCTCCCATCTCCGAAGCCGAGGTGTACGCCGCAGTACGATCGTGCACCCGAAATACTACGGCTGGAGCGGACAAAATTAACAACGCCATGATCCGCAACCTGAGCAAGGCACAGATCAGGGACCTCACCAAGTACCTGAACGACTCGCTCTGGGAGAAGAATGAAATTCCCTCCGAGTGGAAACACTCGGAGATCATAGTaatcccgaaaccgggcaagaagcCGGCAGTGGAAGCTCTAcgacctatatctctcacatcgTGCCTGGGCAAGCTCTACGAGCGAGTCGTCCAGACGCGCCTTCAACACTACATAGAAGATAACGacctttttcatccatccatgatTGGCTTCCGGTCGGGCCTGTCGACACAAGACGCCTTCCTTCTCCTGAAGGAGGAAGTACTCTCTAACATCCCGAGGGGTGGCGAACACCTCATTATGGCGCTGGATCTAAaaagcgcgtttgataacgtgtcTCACGAGGCAATACTCTCCGAGCTCAGCAATCTCAACTGTGGCGAGCGCACCTTCCAATATGTCAAGActtttctgtccaaccgaacGGCAACAATAGGAATGGGTGACACGAGATCGGACCCTCAAGACatgcccaacaagggcacaccacagggatcgatcatctccccgctcctattcaacgtcgccatgatcggcGTCGCAAGGGCTCTGCAGCAGGTTCCGAACATCGGATACAccctgtatgcggacgacattacgatCTGGACAAACACCGGCTCTCTAGCCGAGAAGGAAGACACACTCCAAGCAGCAGCAATCTGCGTCGAAACAGAGGCCATTCGATGTGGACTCCACTGCTCCCCCGACAAATCCGAAGTGATCCGCATACAGGGACATCACTACAAATCGCCAGGCAACCTAAACATCCTCCTACATGGGGTCCCAATCCGGGAGGTACCACTCATCCGGATCCTGGGCCTCTGGCTGCAGAGCGACGGAAAGGCCAACCACACACTCCAACTGCTCAAGACTACAACACAGCAGATCTCTAAGATGATCCGCCGGGTGGCcagaaacagaaaaggcatgcGGGAGGAGGACACGATCCGTTTGGTGCAGGCACTGGTCATCAGCCGCCTTTCCTACGGGCTCCCTTACCTCACCCTGCTCCGAGCAGACTTCAACAAAGTTAATGCGATGATACGCGTAGCCTACAAGAACGCCCTCGGTCTCCCACCGTACACATCCAACGTCAGCTTGGAAGCTTTGGGACTAAATAACACGTTCGAGGAAATTCAGGAGGCGGTCCTCCTGACCCAGAGAGAACGCCTCCTGTCCACAGCGACAGGCCGACACATCCTAAAGCGCATCGGCTACCCGGCGGACCTTGACGCCATCCAGTCGACCACAAACATTCCGACATCGTACCGAGCCAGAGTACACGTGGCCCCGCTCCCAAAAAATATGTCACAATCCCACAACGAAGGCAGAAGAAACGCCCGAGTGGACTACCTCAAACGCACAGTGGGACGGAGCCCGAGGAcggtgtacgtggacgccgcCCTATATAAGGATGcatcgaacgcagcagcagccgtggtgGTGGACTCTTCTTACGAAGAAGTCTCCAGCATCTCCATCCCGCACTGCACCGTCACAGAAGCGGAAGCTGCGGCGATCGTGCTGGCCGTTCAGTACGGGGACGCGACCAACCGAGAACTTCAAGTAATAACCGACTCCCAAGCGGCGTGTCGGCTCCTTCTTGCAGGCAGAATACCTCAGAAATTAGCTAGGTTCACGACTAATCCATTGGCTAGAAATTCATCGCTCAAACATCAGATCACGTGGGCTCCGGGGCACTCGGGGCTGGAGGGTAACGAGGCCGCGGACAGGCTAGCTCGAGGTCACACAAACCGAGCGGCCACAATCCTCGATCCCACTACTACCCTCCCCGTACCTGCGGCTTACGGCGCGCGACTTCAACACTTGCGCAAACAACGTCAGCTTTACCCCCCACCACACAAGGGGCTAAATGCACAGGAAGCACGGGACTGGAGACAGCTCCAAACCAACACCTTCCCCAACTTACACAAATACAGCATTATCTTCTCAGAACACTACAAAGACGCATGCCCATGGTGCAACGAACGACCCACCGCCTACCACGTCACGTGGGGGTGTACAGGCCCCAAACCGCCAGACATACAAACACAACAAccggaggagcagtgggaggccactctGTCCAGCCCCGACCTAGCAACCCAGCGCGGACTGGTAATCCAGGCGAGAGCGGCAGCCAAGGCCACTGGGGTCTTGAAATGAAGACTCCACTCGATGTACATTTTCCTCCGTATTTATTTTCTGTGTGAATAaacgttttctactactactactaccgcaATTGAGACGGGTAGGGgcagagggggaaagagtgtggcactggcgcttgtgcatgtggcctgcgcttccgtggttataacgtcacgcgctcCAGATGTgctggctgcagcagcggttgcggcagtgCGGAGGTGCGGTGAgtgcggcggcgcttgtgtcggcgtagtgtgatcCCGTATCAAAAATATTATTTCATAATGCATGCAGCCCATGTATGGAGCTCATGTACACATATGccgcctaaacagcttcgctggtaatccgccccatatgaatgttgcggccccacgaatttttATGGCATGTCAATAGGAGTATTTATGAGGAGTTTGTATCTAGGAAATATGTATGTCACTTAAACCGGTATATTTCGATAGCTAATGTTAGTAAAAATCAAATTCACAAATTGTTATTTAGACACCATGAAAAGTGGGCGAATACGGGAAGCCTCAAGCTGCTGCGCCCAGTCACTACAGCTGCAGGCTGAGGCTTCCATTTTTGGGCCAATTGTTGGCCATTTCgttcctctattttttttctgtgagcCATTTCTCTTGTTGCCTAAGTGTATACTATATACCGCGCTAAATAATTCAGCGGGTAGTCGTACATGTTGCTAAATGTCACCAAATGGACGATCTAGTATGTTTCAGTCTAGTAATGCGCCTAACTTTCCAGCTATGGAATTTTGACGTGAAATGTATTTCATTTCGGTAAGCATAGAGGATCGCTTGCTAAACCTGCGTGTAACAAAATCATGTGATAATAATTTCGCCTATACCTTTACAATCGTACTACCCACGTGCCTGAATTTCGTATCCTTGCGTAGAGAAGAAAAGTCATATTAGATAATGCATGCGGCGCGTGCACAGATCGCGCCGTGGTCAGGCCACGCATGGTGCAATCGAAGCTTAATTTGGCCTCGATTTCGGAGTTCAGAGAGTCATAGCTCTTCAGTACATTCCTTGACCCTAGCGGGAGTAGTCGCATTTCAGATGGCTTATTCAGTCATTGCTGGTTTAATACATCAAACTGAAACCTCTGCTGTTAAGGAGCCGGGATTTCATCCCAAGCCAAATACTGACATAGCAGCTCATCGCCAAAGTCACTACACCACCATGGCCGGTACATAGACGTGttaaaagagttgaatgttgggctagttggtattttgacatgaGAGCCACCTCGAAATagcgcgcaacgggacggcaaAACAGAAAGGAAGATTGCGCCTGTGTttgtcttcctttctgttgttCCGTCCCgtggcgcgctatttcaagatgGTTTTCAAACGCGTTAGAGTAACATAAATAGTAACTAATGAATTAACCGAATTTTAATACATGAGCAAATCAGTGAGCTTATTTGTATTGGTAAGTTTGGGTGGGAACGGACGTCAGTGCATAACCCCCTTCAAAAATAAGTTAACTAGCGTTAGGAATTGCCCACCAATTAGTGAGCTATACTTGACTACGAATGTTTCCTTAGAACGTTGTCTTTTGTCAAAAATAATCCCAAGAATGCTCCGCCTGCGGATAAACTTCGGCGCAACATGCTGTCGAGCTCTTGGTTGTACGATATTTCACAATGGGGTTGTGACGCAaaaaaacaagcacacaaaagaccgtccaccaaaagaagaAGCTCAAgacgtcgtctataaaatcagcggtgccgactgtccggcgtcgtacatcggggaaaccaaaaatctaaaagaaagaatcagacaacgtGAAAACGACGTCAGCACATTCacccgaatacgcagcgccgtcgccgaacgttccgaagacgccgaccacaaggtttatttccaagaaacccaaatctttccaacagagacaaactggcgaaaaaggctactactggagtcatggcacattcagagcacggcgggtaatataaaccgcgtgaagggcatccttccttctttgtatgttcatggccttgcagacgcgacgaagggaagaaaggaccccccgctctaggtcagcaacagcAAAACaactcttccccccccccccctgtctctcgtccacgcattcccgcgactaaagggcgcccagcatcggtcaacccagccgaccagcgacgccgaagccccctcCCACCCACCACctcttttgtctgtctagaacaggtgccctgccaagtgtctccgcaccttacgctctctcccccttcctctcctttgttacgacggacctttttaaagcggcacaccaccacctcagaagaataccccctgaagaaggagccgaagtggttccgaaacgtcgggctagtaaatttccttatttggttggagtcaatctctgagtcttaatcaattttcccaacccaacaggtaattctgtcgaaatgtttagcttcaagaaaGCATAACTGGGTGGAAATTACAATTAAACAGAAGTCATACTGTAGCTTAACGCCAGCCACGACAAAAGTATTTATTCTAGTTTATCTATGCATTTAACAATTACCATCTAAAAAGCAGcaaatattaaagaaaatgtcgcttTATGGTTACCAAAAAAACTTTTCATTGTTCTTTTTCACAGAGTATGGCCTACCAAACAATTTAAATATCGAATAAAAAATGTGACCCTCAAAACTAACTATTCGTATGAGTTTACTTTGTAGAAATTGCAACAATTAGGGGGGATGTCtaattttccctttaattacttctctcaaCCTAGCTGGTTTGCGCTGAAAAATTCCGTCAAACACTTGcgtttgcttcgagttgttgataaattcgacttcaccctgccatctgctagccgcctggttagctcacatAGTAGAACGGCTGCCCCGGAATGGCGGTGGTCTCTGGTTCGAGTCCCCGATGAGGGCGAATTTTTCTTAAAcggcgaggcttttctttcgaggaacccgtatgggtttcctttgtagcaattgctacgattgggtggatgtctcactttctctttaattacttttTGAGCAGATAAAGAAAATTGGTTATTTGCCAGAAAATGTCAATGCCATGCCGAAACATTTGAAAACAGATATTTTCCATTTTGCATGCACCCtcgtctgctgtcattttttttttcggtatgaTAAAAAGGTTAGGATATTATCGCAGTGTTTCCAAACTTTCCGAGAGAAAACCTGATTTTTATCAGTTTTTTTCACAATTTTAATATTTCCGCAAATTTACTCACTAGCTATATCTACTTGACGCTGCGTATTTAGGTAGAAGAAACTACAGAAGTACGTAAGGACTGGCCACGTGGTCGTTGTGGTAATGGTAAATGACAACTGTGTGCTAGCATAGCACTGCCGCGATCAACTGTAAAGGAAAACTTCACCTTCAACGTGGGTTTTTCTCGACGactgcaacaggctgcatttgtgaCCATGTTGAATTGCGGTCCTGCTCATTCCCTACACA
This region of Dermacentor silvarum isolate Dsil-2018 chromosome 5, BIME_Dsil_1.4, whole genome shotgun sequence genomic DNA includes:
- the LOC119454135 gene encoding uncharacterized protein LOC119454135, whose translation is MAKVAILVAKDITVIEHSLSEQEVEHLTIEIVPNKRGRKSTFVVNTYKPPRPAKADFTNLLSEASRLAQANQLIVVGDFNSPHRDWGYQSNSARGVTVARAIESLRMELLTDPLYPTREGNSVTRDSCPDLTLIKNVAEATWTNLGETLGSDHCILSTSISSSKIRRHLGAAHITDWPKFRNAPVPSGPIQSIHVWSEDIRQAYKTATETIHRTPEAPEVDRHLLKLWEKRNRLVGRWKRQRLNRSLRLRIAQLTEGAQTYATNLAQQNWQQFCESLRGTLGTSRTWAILRNLIDPSKSKSESTRTLKRIAHLFPGDNVALLLALRDKYIGTSTAPPCSATYQGEENPALDAPISEAEVYAAVRSCTRNTTAGADKINNAMIRNLSKAQIRDLTKYLNDSLWEKNEIPSEWKHSEIIVIPKPGKKPAVEALRPISLTSCLGKLYERVVQTRLQHYIEDNDLFHPSMIGFRSGLSTQDAFLLLKEEVLSNIPRGGEHLIMALDLKSAFDNVSHEAILSELSNLNCGERTFQYVKTFLSNRTATIGMGDTRSDPQDMPNKAEKEDTLQAAAICVETEAIRCGLHCSPDKSEVIRIQGHHYKSPGNLNILLHGVPIREVPLIRILGLWLQSDGKANHTLQLLKTTTQQISKMIRRVARNRKGMREEDTIRLVQALVISRLSYGLPYLTLLRADFNKVNAMIRVAYKNALGLPPYTSNVSLEALGLNNTFEEIQEAVLLTQRERLLSTATGRHILKRIGYPADLDAIQSTTNIPTSYRARVHVAPLPKNMSQSHNEGRRNARVDYLKRTVGRSPRTVYVDAALYKDASNAAAAVVVDSSYEEVSSISIPHCTVTEAEAAAIVLAVQYGDATNRELQVITDSQAACRLLLAGRIPQKLARFTTNPLARNSSLKHQITWAPGHSGLEGNEAADRLARGHTNRAATILDPTTTLPVPAAYGARLQHLRKQRQLYPPPHKGLNAQEARDWRQLQTNTFPNLHKYSIIFSEHYKDACPWCNERPTAYHVTWGCTGPKPPDIQTQQPEEQWEATLSSPDLATQRGLVIQARAAAKATGVLK